One window of Carcharodon carcharias isolate sCarCar2 chromosome 25, sCarCar2.pri, whole genome shotgun sequence genomic DNA carries:
- the LOC121269656 gene encoding thy-1 membrane glycoprotein-like: MKQLLILSALAVLSMVESQEITKIDACTIETKKLRVDCNYRKSSTGAIKYEWSLITEKNEILLINSTLNPEKGHPAFKNRAEVDMTDVLLRLTLTGFGKSDEGKYMCRLCSDTEVKNDYNKTIPVKHGDIATCGAFGLVLSSPWMLSLLLSLTVLQALDALPCGSQN; the protein is encoded by the exons ATGAAGCAGCTGCTGATACTATCTGCTCTGGCAG TATTGTCCATGGTAGAAAGCCAGGAGATCACAAAGATAGATGCTTGCACCATAGAAACCAAGAAACTGCGTGTTGATTGCAACTACAGAAAGAGCAGCACTGGTGCCATCAAATATGAATGGAGTCTCATCACAGAAAAGAACGAAATATTGTTGATCAACAGCACCCTCAACCCCGAGAAGGGACACCCCGCTTTCAAGAATCGTGCAGAAGTAGACATGACAGATGTGTTGCTGCGTCTCACCTTAACTGGGTTCGGTAAATCTGATGAGGGGAAATACATGTGCCGTCTTTGTTCAGACACTGAAGTAAAGAATGACTATAACAAAACAATTCCAGTTAAGCATG GAGATATTGCAACCTGTGGTGCCTTTGGACTTGTGCTGAGCAGTCCCTGGATGTTGAGcctcctcctctcactcactgtccttcAAGCCCTGGATGCACTGCCCTGCGGAAGTCAAAACTAA